The following are encoded together in the Sparus aurata chromosome 1, fSpaAur1.1, whole genome shotgun sequence genome:
- the LOC115584807 gene encoding ATP-sensitive inward rectifier potassium channel 12-like: MVGTVRPNLHYCPRRHSLMITGAMGAVRVNRYSIVSTDEDALKISSLGLHNGHSPLTQQTLSGACMRGEEGGGECPGSDEARGTLSLRVTNEPIVHNSCRASPSCRLGLDLGTGRLRSRFVKKNGQCNVVFNNMEDKPRRYLADIFTTCVDIRWRYLLLIFTTTFLLSWLLFGLIFWGVALAHGDFDLRIPVQEGDPRNNVAEGKDEWRPCILHIQGFIGAFLFSIETQTTIGYGFRCVTEECPVAVVTVVVQSIVGCIIDSFMIGTIMAKMVRPKKRAQTLLFSHHAVISLRDGKLCLMWRLGNMRKSHIVEAHVRAQLIKPHVTAEGEYLPLEQTDIDVGYDDGLDRLFLVSPLVVVHEINKSSPLYNLSCNDLQKEDFEIVVILEGMVEATAMTTQARSSYLAKEILWGHRFEPVVFEKSGRYHVDYSRFHKTYEVPSTPHCSARELSMMTGRGRQSSSSSSSYSRSPSPFAPRAARHLLGPHSPSAFCYENEVALCCGDDEDEEDVKEKAGSLSVRSDREVTMRDEIHLGFKETFVEEQTVEMLCVLDSDNQISLDRLQPTLPLYISRESGV; this comes from the exons ATGGTTGGAACTGTCCGCCCCAACCTACATTACTGCCCTCGCAGACACAGCCTGATGATCACCGGTGCCATGGGAGCGGTGCGAGTCAACAG ATACAGCATCGTTTCCACAGATGAAGATGCCCTGAAGATCTCCAGCCTGGGCCTCCACAATGGCCACAGTCCTCTGACTCAGCAGACACTATCAGGGGCCTGTATGCGGGGCGAAGAAGGAGGCGGAGAGTGTCCGGGAAGTGATGAGGCGAGAGGGACTTTGTCCTTGCGAGTGACAAATGAGCCCATCGTCCACAACAGCTGCCGTGCTTCACCCTCATGTCGTCTGGGCCTGGATCTGGGCACCGGCCGCCTGCGCAGTCGCTTTGTGAAGAAGAACGGCCAGTGCAACGTGGTCTTCAACAACATGGAGGATAAGCCGCGACGATACTTGGCTGACATTTTCACCACCTGTGTGGACATACGCTGGCGCTACCTGCTGCTCATTTTCACCACCACCTTCCTTCTGTCATGGCTGCTGTTCGGCCTGATCTTCTGGGGGGTGGCGCTTGCTCACGGAGACTTTGACCTTCGCATTCCTGTCCAGGAAGGAGATCCTCGAAACAATGTAGCGGAAGGAAAAGACGAATGGCGGCCATGTATCCTCCACATTCAGGGTTTCATTGGGGCGTTCCTTTTCTCCATAGAGACCCAGACCACCATTGGATATGGTTTCCGGTGTGTCACTGAGGAGTGCCCAGTTGCTGTGGTGACTGTGGTGGTCCAGTCCATCGTGGGCTGCATTATTGACTCCTTCATGATTGGAACCATCATGGCAAAGATGGTGCGGCCCAAGAAGCGGGCACAGACCTTGCTGTTCTCACATCACGCTGTCATCTCTCTGCGAGATGGCAAGCTGTGCCTCATGTGGCGCCTGGGGAACATGCGCAAGAGCCACATTGTTGAAGCACATGTGCGCGCTCAGCTCATTAAGCCACATGTGACGGCGGAGGGCGAGTACCTCCCTTTGGAGCAAACAGACATTGATGTTGGCTATGACGACGGGCTGGATCGACTGTTTCTGGTCTCACCACTTGTGGTGGTCCACGAAATCAACAAGAGCAGTCCTCTGTATAATCTGAGCTGCAACGACCTGCAGAAGGAGGACTTTGAGATCGTGGTCATCCTGGAGGGGATGGTGGAGGCCACAGCTATGACCACTCAGGCCCGTAGCTCCTACTTGGCAAAGGAGATCCTGTGGGGTCACCGCTTTGAGCCTGTGGTCTTTGAGAAGAGTGGCCGCTACCACGTGGACTATTCCCGCTTCCATAAGACCTACGAAGTGCCATCTACACCTCACTGCAGTGCCAGGGAACTGAGCATGATGACAGGTCGTGGCAGGCAGTCCTCATCCTCCAGCTCGAGTTACTCCAGGTCTCCATCACCGTTTGCGCCGAGGGCAGCCCGCCACCTACTGGGCCCTCACTCCCCCAGTGCTTTCTGCTACGAGAACGAGGTAGCTTTGTGCTGCGGGGACgacgaggatgaggaggatgtgAAAGAGAAAGCGGGGAGCCTGAGTGTAAGAAGTGACAGAGAGGTTACGATGAGAGATGAGATTCACTTGGGTTTCAAAGAGACATTTGTGGAAGAGCAGACGGTGGAGATGCTGTGTGTTCTGGACTCCGACAATCAGATCAGCCTGGACAGACTACAGCCCACCCTACCTTTATACATCAGCAGAGAGTCGGGGGTTTAA